The genomic region CACATAAAACGCCTACTTGAATCTTATGGAATCCAAATTCATCGGTGCCCTGGCATCCGCATGCACCAGCCTTCCGAGAGTCCTTGCCAGGTCCTCGCATTTCTGCTCTTCCCCGTGCATCGTAAATATGCTTTTCGGCCTTACATTCAGCTTTTGCACGAAGTCCATGAGCTGGTGCCTATCGCTATGGCCGGAGAAGCCTTCTACAGTTTTTATTTTCATGTTTACCTTTATTGGAACAAGCTTGCCGTTCTCATCTGGCAGAGGTACCTCTGATGTTCCGTTCTGGATTCTGCGGCCCAGTGAACCTGCACTGTTGTAGCCAACGAATATTAAAACGTTCTTTGGATCATCTGCAAGCTTCTTGAAGTATTCTACGCTGGCGCCGCCGTTCATCATTCCGCCGCTCGCCAGTATTATTGCAGGGCCCTTTTCAAAAACTTCTTCGCGCTCGCCTTTTATCACTTCGAATATCTCGCTTTCAAACGGAGACCTGTTGTTTAATATGCGGTTTCTCAGGCTTTCCTTGAGGTATTCCGGGTATGCAGTATGTATGGCGCTGGCTTCGAGTATCATCCCGTCAAGGTATACTGGCGCTTCTATCTTGTATTGGCTGTTTTCCAATGCCATATAGTTTTCAAGGACAAGCTGCAGCTCCTGGCTCCTGCCTACTGCGAACAGAGGTATCAAAACTTTGCCACCGTTGGATATAGTCGATTTTATTATGTCCATCAGGTTCTTTAGATCGGA from Candidatus Marsarchaeota archaeon harbors:
- a CDS encoding beta-CASP ribonuclease aCPSF1, whose amino-acid sequence is SDLKNLMDIIKSTISNGGKVLIPLFAVGRSQELQLVLENYMALENSQYKIEAPVYLDGMILEASAIHTAYPEYLKESLRNRILNNRSPFESEIFEVIKGEREEVFEKGPAIILASGGMMNGGASVEYFKKLADDPKNVLIFVGYNSAGSLGRRIQNGTSEVPLPDENGKLVPIKVNMKIKTVEGFSGHSDRHQLMDFVQKLNVRPKSIFTMHGEEQKCEDLARTLGRLVHADARAPMNLDSIRFK